Below is a genomic region from Echinicola rosea.
AAAGTGAAAAATGTGGTCTGGTATTGGTAATTTCCCACATTCTGGTTTCCTAGTACACCATAAGAAGACCTGATTTTCACCTCCCCAAAACGATCCCGATAATTGCTCATAAAGTCTTCCTCGGAAATTCGGTACCCTACTGATGCGGAGGGGAAAAATCCCCATCGGATGTCTTCGCGGAACTTGGAAGACCCGTCATAGCGGAAACTAAACTCTGCAAAATACTTCTTATCCAAATCATAGGAAACTCTACCAAACAGGGAATTCAGACTGTTTTCTGAGGAGCTTTGGTTGGAATTATAACTGTCCGGATTGATAATGGTCTCCGTGATAGGCGTGCCCAGCTCAGGATCTGTAAATCGTTTGTAGATCCCAACACCCCGATCCGTGTGGTTTTCATTGGATACTCCTATGAGGGCATTCACCTCGTGACGCTCGGAAAACAGCTTGTTATACTGTAGCATCAACTGGGAATTGAGGTCCAGTCCTTTTCTGTTTTCATCTGTGGTATTTCGGTCTCCTCCGTAAATCCCTCTTGGGTAAAAATCCACCTGCAAGGTCCTGGCATACATGTTATTGGAATACATATTAAATCCAAAGACTCCACGCACCTTCAGGTCGCTTGTCAACTTCAGTTCACCACTGATATTGCCAAAGACATTATCATCAATATGCTCTCTAAACCCACCTTTTTCCAGAATCCCCAAAGGATTGAATTGTTGTAAAATATCATTGGTCAGGTATCTTCCCAAGGAATCTTTTTGGTTATAATATAGCGGTACCCTATTGGCATCGGCCATCAATGTTCCGCTGGAAAAGCTGTGATCCTTAATCAGCCTTCTGGTATAGGCCAATCGTGAACTCATCTTGAACCTTCCAAATTCATTGGTCAGGTTCATCCGGAAATTATAGCGTGTATAGCCCTTTTGAGGACCTACAAAGTTGCTGCGCTGATCGGTATAGCCTGCCGACACGAGATAGGTAGAGTTTTCTCCACCTCCAGAGACCGAAAGGTTATGGTTTTGCTGCAGGGCATTTTTGAAAATCTCCTTTGCAAACCACTCCGTATCCCCATTTTCCTGTATTTGACGGATTTCTTCAGGGCTAAACACCGCTTCACTTCTCCCTGCATTGAAAGCAGATTCATTGCGCAGCATGGCATTTTGGTAGCCATGGACTGGCTGGGTAAAAAATTGCGGGGTATTGACGCCCACCAAGCCATTATAGGTTACTGTCGGACGGGAATTTTTCTTTCCTTGCTTGGTCGTGATCAGCACGACGCCATTATTGGCCCTGGATCCATAAATCGCTGCACTACCGGCATCTTTCAGCACAGAGACACTTTCGATGTCCGATGGATTAAGCAGGTTGATGTCACCCCCAATGACCCCGTCGATGACGATCAGGGGACTATTATCACCCAATGTACTGATCCCGCGGATATTCAGGTTGATCCCCGCTCCAGGTTCTGAGTTTCGCTGCTGCACGATCAAGTTGGCCGAAACTCCCTGCAAGGCTTGGCTCATGGTCGCCACAGGCCTTCCTTCCAGCTTTTCTTGGCCCACTTGGTCCACAGCCCCTACTACACTGAGTTTCTTCTGGGTACCATAGCCCACGACCACCACCTCTTCCAGCGAAGAGGTGCTCATGGCCAAGGTCACGTTAATGGTAGATTGCGAGCCCACGACCACCTTCTTGGATTCAAATCCAATATAAGAAAACACCAATGTGGCCCCTTCAGTAGCTTCAATGGAATAGTTACCATCCATGTCGGTCACTGTCCCTTTGCTAGGTTCTCCCTCGATAAGTACCGAAGCACCGGGAAGGGGTTCTCCCGAGTCGTCCAAGACCTTTCCAGTCACCTGAATCAATGCCAATGGTGAAGGACCTTCAGCTTTTTGGAGTTTGGATGAGGCTTTGCTCACATGGATAGTACTGTTGATCTGCTTGAACTTCAGGTGGGTTTTGGAAGAAATATCTTCCAAAACGGATAGTAAAGATTGCTCCTTTACTAAGACGCTCACCAAAGGGGTATTCCTCACTTGATCCAAATCAAAAGCGAACCTAAATTCCGTCTCTTTTTCGATCGCACGAAGTACCTCTTCCACCTGGGCATCCTCCATCGCAAGGCTGACGAAGACATTTTCCAGGTCTTTTTGCTGATTTCCGAAAGCTTGCTGCTGTGCCAATGTCCCTGTCATACAGAGCAAAAGGAACAAACATCTCATCAGCAGCTTCCTCCTGAAAACGAGTAGTTGTTGTTTCATTATTTTGGGATTATTTAGTTAAGGTTATTCGACACTATGTCGCTTATTTATTGTTGATCGTTATTTTTCCATTTTTTATTTCATAATCAAAATCCAATGAGTACTCCATGCCTTTGAGCACATTTTCCAAGCTTTCATTTCTAAACTCCCCACTATATTTTCCAGGAAAGCTCACCCCCTCAGCCATTACAAACTCGACATTGTACCACCTGGACAATCTGTCAAATACCTGCTTATAGGATTCCTTCCGAAACTTAAGGATGCGCTCTTTCCAGCCGATTAGCTGATCGTAATCGTACGCTCCTTTAGTAAGTGACAAATCTCTCAAATCAAAGAAGGTGGCTTCATCAGGAAATAAGGTGGCCGAAACTCCATTGTCCGTGGCGACGTTTACCTTTCCAGTCACTACCGCCACATGAAAGCCAGCATCCTCCGGATATGCCCCAATATCAAAGGAAGTTCCTAGAACGGTGGTTTTCATTTGGCCACTCTGTATTATAAAAGGCTTCTCGGGGTTCTTGACCACCTCAAAAAATGCTTGGCCCTCCAGCTCCACGGTGCGCTCATCTCCGAAGCTGGAGGGAAAGCGGATTTCACTGTCCGAATTGACCGTTACTTGAGAGCCATCTGGGAGCCGAAATACTTTCTTCATTCCCTTCGGAACTTTCCTCACCACCCAATCGGCGACCGGGATAGCCTCACTTGGCTGCGTTTTTCCTAGCTCAAAATAGCTTAACAGAAAAAAACCCATCACCACCACGGCCGCAGCCATAGGTAGCCACCATTTCATCACCCGGTTTGGATACCTGAAATGGCTGCTATCGATTTCCTTATACTGCTCTTGCTTGACGTGATATAGGAGCAGGTTGTCTTTGATCCTGCTGAAGTCCTCCTGGGGCATTTGGTGCTGCTCCTTCCAAGAAAGTGACTTGGCCAAATCCTTGGCCCTTACCAGCATCCCCTTCTTTTCAGGATACTTTTCCACCCAATTATGCCAATAGCTATCCAATTCCGAATTGGAACCGGATACCCACTTCATGAAAAGCGGATGCCTCAAAAAGTCTGTTTCATTTTTTGGGTCAAAGCTCATTGACAGGGATGTTTAGGTTTATTGCGCTTGATCTAATATAAAGGAGACCGCCAACCATAAAGTGACCCCATCAGGGTTCATTTATTTTTTACAAAAAAATAAAAATCCGTTTTCTTCAGTAAACGTTCGCCGCCACTTACCGATCAAGTACAAACCACAAGAATAAAGTAACAACCACCTAAAAACACCAAATAATTGTAATCCTTTCTGAAATAAGAACAGAATTCTTCAATTCCCCCATTACAAAAAACGAAACAAATTTTGCCGTTAATTAAATATTAGTTAAATTATAAATACATTTTTTACCAACTCAAACAAACATGTATGGATTTAAGCAATTACCAGTGCGCGGGGCTTTTTGATGAAATGTTTCAGGAAGACGGCACCTGTAGGGGCCACTATCATCCTTTCGAAAAACTCCTTAAAAGAACACACCCCAAAAAACTCAAGCAGCTTCAGTTTTCGGCCAACAAAAGCCAACTGGCGATGGGCATGACCTTCAATGTTTACCACAATGAAGAAGGGCTGGAAAAGATCCTCCACCTTGACATAATTCCCCGGATCATTCCCAATCCCGAATGGCTAAAACTAGAGGCGGGTCTAAAACAACGGGTCAATGCCCTCAACCATTTTATCCAGGACATTTACAATGAGCAGGAGATTCTCAATGACGGAGTAGTGCCAAGGGACCTGATCGAAAACAGTAAGGACTTCCTAAAGCCCTGTATCGGACTCACTCCTCCCAAGGGCATTTGGTGCCACATTACGGGTACAGACCTCATCCGGGACAAAAACGGTGAGTACTTTGTCCTAGAGGACAATCTACGGTGTCCTTCGGGAGTTTCTTATATGTTGGAAAGTCGTGAAATCATCAAAAAAGCCTTTCCCAATGTACTGAATAAAGCCGGTGTCATGCCCGTATCAAACTATCCCGCCAGACTGCTTAATATGCTGCAGAATCTTAGCGAAAAGGAAAAGCCTGTCGTAGGCGTCCTCACGCCAGGAATCTATAATTCAGCCTACTTCGAACATTCCTATTTGGCCTTGCAGATGGGGGTGGAACTGGTGACGGGTGAAGACCTGATCGTAAAGGACCATAAAGTCTATATGCAGACCACCAAGGGTTTTGAGCCCATCGATGTCATTTATAGACGGATCGATGATACCTTCTTGGATCCGACAGCCTTTAATCCCGATTCCCTCTTGGGAGTCTCCGGCATATTTGATGCCTACAAAGCCGGCACCATAGCGCTGGCCAATGCGCCTGGAACAGGTGTGGCCGATGACAAAGCGGTATATGCCTATGTCCCCGACATCATCAAATATTACCTTAACGAGGACCCCATCCTGAATAATGTACCAACGTACCTCTGTCGTAAACCCGACGAAAGGCAATACGTGCTGGACCACATCGATGAACTGGTCGTCAAAGAAACCAACGCCGCAGGTGGATACGGTATGCTGATAGGCCCTAAAGCCAGCGCTGAGGAACACGAAAAATTCAGGCAACTCATAACGGCCAATCCGACCAATTATATCGCCCAGCCGACACTTTCCCTGTCCACCGTCCCTACCTTGGTGGAAGACAATGTGGAATGCCGCCATGTGGACCTGCGCCCTTATGTTCTGTACGGCGAGGATATCGATGTCATCCCAGGTGCCCTCTCAAGGGTAGCCCTCAAAAAGGGCTCCCTAGTGGTCAACAGCTCTCAAGGCGGTGGCAGTAAAGATACGTGGGTGCTCTATTAATAAAATCTAAATTAGTTATGTTAAGTCGCGTTGCAAATTCTATTTATTGGCTGGGAAGGTACCTGGAACGGGCAGAAAACTACGCCCGGTTTATTGACGTCAATTTTAACCTGATGCTGGACCTTCCCCCTGGCCTCAAAGCCCAATGGGAACCTTTGGTACTGGCCACCGGAGACCTTGAACTCTACCAGCAGACCTACCATGATTTTGACAAACGGTCTGTGATTCACTTTATGGCTTTGGACAAGTCCAATCCAAACTCCATTCTTTCGGCCATCACCTACGCCCGTGAAAACGCCCGGATCGTCCGGGAAAACCTCAGCAAAGAAACGTGGGAAAAGATCAACGAACTCTTTCACCTGCTAAACAAGAGTACGGAAAGAACCATCTGGGGCAAAAAAGACCCAAGAAGCTTTTTTGAAAAAATCCGGTACAGCATCCTTCTGCTTTATGGATTGGCTGACGGTACCGTGGCCAGGACCGAAGCATGGTACTTCCGGTCTCTCGGGATGTACTTGGAAAGGGCTGACAAAACCAGCAGGATCCTTGATGTCAAATACCACATGCTCCTGCCCTCCCCTGAAGAAGTGGGAAGCCCATTGGATTTCCTCCATTGGACGGCCTTACTGAAATCTGTCTCTGCTTTCAATACCTACCGACGGCTCTATGGAAAAATCGAATCTAACGGCCTTTTGGAGTTCCTTGTCTTTAACAGACAATTTCCCCGGTCGATTTACTTCTGCCTGAAAGAAGCCGAAGATTGCCTGCACATGATCTCCGACAGCAGGACCAATGATTTTAACAATAATGCTGAAAAGGAAATCGGTGCGCTGCGATCAAAACTCGCTTT
It encodes:
- a CDS encoding SusC/RagA family TonB-linked outer membrane protein, translating into MKQQLLVFRRKLLMRCLFLLLCMTGTLAQQQAFGNQQKDLENVFVSLAMEDAQVEEVLRAIEKETEFRFAFDLDQVRNTPLVSVLVKEQSLLSVLEDISSKTHLKFKQINSTIHVSKASSKLQKAEGPSPLALIQVTGKVLDDSGEPLPGASVLIEGEPSKGTVTDMDGNYSIEATEGATLVFSYIGFESKKVVVGSQSTINVTLAMSTSSLEEVVVVGYGTQKKLSVVGAVDQVGQEKLEGRPVATMSQALQGVSANLIVQQRNSEPGAGINLNIRGISTLGDNSPLIVIDGVIGGDINLLNPSDIESVSVLKDAGSAAIYGSRANNGVVLITTKQGKKNSRPTVTYNGLVGVNTPQFFTQPVHGYQNAMLRNESAFNAGRSEAVFSPEEIRQIQENGDTEWFAKEIFKNALQQNHNLSVSGGGENSTYLVSAGYTDQRSNFVGPQKGYTRYNFRMNLTNEFGRFKMSSRLAYTRRLIKDHSFSSGTLMADANRVPLYYNQKDSLGRYLTNDILQQFNPLGILEKGGFREHIDDNVFGNISGELKLTSDLKVRGVFGFNMYSNNMYARTLQVDFYPRGIYGGDRNTTDENRKGLDLNSQLMLQYNKLFSERHEVNALIGVSNENHTDRGVGIYKRFTDPELGTPITETIINPDSYNSNQSSSENSLNSLFGRVSYDLDKKYFAEFSFRYDGSSKFREDIRWGFFPSASVGYRISEEDFMSNYRDRFGEVKIRSSYGVLGNQNVGNYQYQTTFFTFQNAYGFNNAAVGGTGFNYANPNIQWERAATFNIGADLDFLDGALTLSLDYFDKVTSDILVPPAVPGVFGTSLPDFNNGKVSNKGWEITTTYRHRGDLFEHTFSFNLADSKNKVLDFQGEERLTGLEELQVLLKEGYPFNSYVGLKRDGYFQNIDEVESGAKPEGLNVQPGDNRYVDVDGNGVINDDDKYVFGNPFPRMTFGLTYNVRVKGFDLNVFAQGVGSRTMMIRGEMVEPFHYNYGMTMYEHQLDYWTPQNPDARYPRLADNGSQSNTNNFRRGSDMYLFDAAYLRLKNVQVGYTLPKSVAEKLGMQNCRAYLSGQNLFTLSKVDFVDPELSEFDNSMRSGGANSARAYPTMVYYGFGLDITF
- a CDS encoding FecR family protein gives rise to the protein MSFDPKNETDFLRHPLFMKWVSGSNSELDSYWHNWVEKYPEKKGMLVRAKDLAKSLSWKEQHQMPQEDFSRIKDNLLLYHVKQEQYKEIDSSHFRYPNRVMKWWLPMAAAVVVMGFFLLSYFELGKTQPSEAIPVADWVVRKVPKGMKKVFRLPDGSQVTVNSDSEIRFPSSFGDERTVELEGQAFFEVVKNPEKPFIIQSGQMKTTVLGTSFDIGAYPEDAGFHVAVVTGKVNVATDNGVSATLFPDEATFFDLRDLSLTKGAYDYDQLIGWKERILKFRKESYKQVFDRLSRWYNVEFVMAEGVSFPGKYSGEFRNESLENVLKGMEYSLDFDYEIKNGKITINNK
- a CDS encoding circularly permuted type 2 ATP-grasp protein, which encodes MDLSNYQCAGLFDEMFQEDGTCRGHYHPFEKLLKRTHPKKLKQLQFSANKSQLAMGMTFNVYHNEEGLEKILHLDIIPRIIPNPEWLKLEAGLKQRVNALNHFIQDIYNEQEILNDGVVPRDLIENSKDFLKPCIGLTPPKGIWCHITGTDLIRDKNGEYFVLEDNLRCPSGVSYMLESREIIKKAFPNVLNKAGVMPVSNYPARLLNMLQNLSEKEKPVVGVLTPGIYNSAYFEHSYLALQMGVELVTGEDLIVKDHKVYMQTTKGFEPIDVIYRRIDDTFLDPTAFNPDSLLGVSGIFDAYKAGTIALANAPGTGVADDKAVYAYVPDIIKYYLNEDPILNNVPTYLCRKPDERQYVLDHIDELVVKETNAAGGYGMLIGPKASAEEHEKFRQLITANPTNYIAQPTLSLSTVPTLVEDNVECRHVDLRPYVLYGEDIDVIPGALSRVALKKGSLVVNSSQGGGSKDTWVLY
- a CDS encoding alpha-E domain-containing protein, yielding MLSRVANSIYWLGRYLERAENYARFIDVNFNLMLDLPPGLKAQWEPLVLATGDLELYQQTYHDFDKRSVIHFMALDKSNPNSILSAITYARENARIVRENLSKETWEKINELFHLLNKSTERTIWGKKDPRSFFEKIRYSILLLYGLADGTVARTEAWYFRSLGMYLERADKTSRILDVKYHMLLPSPEEVGSPLDFLHWTALLKSVSAFNTYRRLYGKIESNGLLEFLVFNRQFPRSIYFCLKEAEDCLHMISDSRTNDFNNNAEKEIGALRSKLAFSDINDIIKTGLHESIDEIQQKINIISSEIELNFFQIRHEPFTQNQSQ